In one Bartonella grahamii subsp. shimonis genomic region, the following are encoded:
- the ubiB gene encoding 2-polyprenylphenol 6-hydroxylase: MVQISPYFQLMRAGWILTREGVLSALPHDDLQGFPALCHRIAGTLARRKTKKKQRSENISYAINKLGPSYIKLGQFLATRPDIVGRDIAEDLSQLQDRVQTFSCTAAIAQIESSLGRSIDDLFVNFYPPIAAASIAQVHPAEYSDETGHKKKCAVKVIRPNIRARFSKDLRGFYLIAHLQERYIPASRRLRPVRVVDTLAQTTRIEMDLRLEAAAISEMAENIQHDIGFRVPRIDWERTGRNVLTMEWIDGIRISEISKLKEAGFDLQALAITLIQSFLRHTLRDGFFHADMHPGNLFVDAKGCIVAVDLGITGRLGKKEKHFLAEILYGFITRDYHRVARAHFEAGYVPSHHSIESFAQANRAIGEPIHGQSAQSISMAKLLTLLFEVTELFDMQTRPELLLLQKTMVVVEGVARTLDPTFNMWKASEPVVKEWISKNLGPVGVAKDFSEGAQALLSLARKTPQLVQNFQRIEEDFNQMRKTGFNLSPATLKQLAVEQSRRNRYGRYSLFIIALCCVYLTFYFFHLF; encoded by the coding sequence ATGGTGCAAATTTCCCCTTACTTTCAATTGATGCGTGCAGGATGGATTTTAACACGTGAAGGTGTTTTAAGTGCTCTTCCTCATGATGATCTTCAAGGATTTCCAGCCCTATGTCATCGTATAGCAGGTACATTAGCACGACGCAAAACGAAAAAAAAACAGCGGTCTGAAAATATTTCGTATGCCATTAATAAGCTTGGACCCTCTTACATAAAACTTGGTCAATTTCTTGCCACAAGACCTGATATTGTTGGTCGTGATATTGCGGAAGATTTGTCACAGCTACAAGATCGTGTCCAAACATTTTCTTGCACTGCCGCTATTGCTCAAATTGAAAGTTCTCTTGGTCGCTCTATTGATGATTTATTCGTAAATTTTTATCCCCCCATTGCCGCCGCTTCTATAGCTCAAGTTCATCCAGCTGAATACAGTGATGAAACTGGTCATAAGAAAAAATGTGCTGTAAAAGTTATTCGTCCTAATATCAGAGCACGTTTTTCTAAAGATCTTAGAGGATTCTATCTCATTGCGCATTTACAAGAGCGTTATATCCCTGCCTCTCGAAGGCTTCGTCCTGTTCGTGTGGTGGATACTTTAGCACAAACCACACGCATTGAAATGGATTTACGTTTAGAAGCAGCAGCTATATCTGAAATGGCTGAAAATATTCAACATGATATAGGCTTTCGGGTTCCACGTATTGACTGGGAACGGACAGGGCGTAATGTTCTTACAATGGAATGGATTGATGGTATCAGAATATCCGAAATTTCCAAACTCAAAGAAGCAGGTTTTGATTTGCAGGCGCTTGCCATTACGCTTATTCAATCTTTTCTTCGTCATACATTGCGTGATGGTTTTTTTCACGCCGATATGCATCCTGGTAATTTATTTGTAGACGCAAAAGGATGTATTGTTGCTGTTGATCTAGGCATTACAGGAAGGCTTGGCAAAAAAGAAAAGCATTTTCTTGCTGAAATTCTTTACGGCTTTATTACCCGCGATTACCATCGGGTTGCACGCGCCCACTTCGAAGCAGGTTATGTTCCTTCACACCATAGTATTGAAAGTTTTGCGCAAGCCAACCGCGCTATTGGCGAACCAATACATGGACAATCAGCACAAAGCATTTCCATGGCTAAATTGCTCACTTTATTGTTTGAAGTCACTGAATTATTTGATATGCAAACGCGACCTGAACTTTTATTGCTGCAAAAAACGATGGTTGTCGTGGAAGGTGTTGCCCGCACATTAGACCCCACTTTTAATATGTGGAAAGCTTCTGAACCTGTTGTCAAAGAATGGATTAGTAAAAATTTAGGACCCGTAGGCGTTGCAAAAGACTTTAGTGAAGGAGCGCAAGCTCTCCTTTCGCTGGCACGTAAAACACCACAATTAGTTCAAAATTTCCAACGGATAGAAGAAGATTTCAATCAAATGAGAAAAACAGGTTTTAATCTTTCTCCTGCCACCCTCAAACAACTTGCTGTCGAACAAAGTCGTAGAAACCGTTATGGTCGTTATAGCCTTTTCATCATTGCGCTTTGTTGCGTTTATCTCACTTTTTACTTTTTTCATCTTTTCTAA
- the ubiE gene encoding bifunctional demethylmenaquinone methyltransferase/2-methoxy-6-polyprenyl-1,4-benzoquinol methylase UbiE, translated as MAVETERVGTKGGMEHSFGFTRVDETQKQSMVDGVFHSVAENYDKMNDILSLGLHRVWKNSMIAWLSPPALSHWKFLDVAGGTGDIAFRILNASRQKAHATVLDINGSMLSVGKKRAQKNGLAPLIDFVEANAENLPFEDQSFDAYTIAFGIRNVPHIDQALREAFRVLKLGGRFLCLEFSNVEMPWLDKIYDLWSFHAIPKLGQFIANDGDAYRYLVESIRKFPKQDDFAHMIKHAGFSRVSYRNLTGAIAALHSGWKI; from the coding sequence ATGGCAGTTGAAACAGAACGGGTAGGAACCAAGGGTGGTATGGAGCACTCTTTTGGTTTTACAAGAGTGGATGAAACACAAAAACAATCCATGGTTGATGGTGTGTTTCATTCTGTTGCTGAAAATTATGATAAGATGAATGATATCTTATCATTAGGGCTGCACCGTGTGTGGAAAAATTCCATGATTGCTTGGCTTTCCCCACCAGCACTTTCTCATTGGAAATTTCTTGATGTCGCTGGCGGTACAGGTGATATTGCTTTTCGTATTCTTAATGCTTCACGCCAAAAAGCCCATGCTACAGTGCTTGATATTAATGGCTCAATGCTCAGCGTTGGCAAAAAACGCGCACAAAAAAATGGTCTTGCCCCTCTGATTGATTTTGTTGAAGCCAATGCAGAAAATCTACCTTTTGAAGATCAAAGCTTTGATGCTTACACTATTGCTTTTGGAATTCGCAATGTTCCTCATATCGATCAAGCTCTTAGAGAAGCTTTTCGTGTTTTAAAGCTCGGTGGACGTTTCTTATGTTTAGAATTTTCAAATGTCGAAATGCCTTGGCTCGATAAAATTTATGATCTTTGGTCTTTCCATGCTATCCCTAAGCTGGGTCAATTTATTGCAAATGATGGCGATGCTTATCGTTATTTGGTTGAATCTATCCGCAAATTTCCTAAACAAGATGATTTTGCCCATATGATCAAACATGCGGGGTTTTCGCGGGTATCGTACCGCAATCTCACCGGTGCGATTGCAGCGCTGCATTCAGGTTGGAAAATTTAA
- the gyrB gene encoding DNA topoisomerase (ATP-hydrolyzing) subunit B, with protein MSDEITSAAQSDDYGASSIKVLKGLDAVRKRPGMYIGDTDDGSGLHHMVYEVVDNAIDEALAGHATLVNVTLHADGSCSVRDNGRGIPTDIHPTEGVSAAEVIMTQLHAGGKFDQNSYKVSGGLHGVGVSVVNALSVWLKLQIRRNGKIHEISFTHGVADAPLKVIGDCDRESGTEIRFLPSSETFTMVEFDFETLERRLRELAFLNSGVYILLVDERHADIKSVELHYEGGLTEFVKYIDQSKKALLDNPIYIASEKDGMSVDVALWWNDSYHEKVLCFTNNIPQRDGGTHLIGFRSALTRQINGYAESSGIAKKEKVNLTGDDCREGLTAILSVKVPDPKFSSQTKDKLVSSEVRPIVENLVNEGLSVWLEEHPHEAKLLISKVVEAATAREAARKARELTRRKGALDITSLPGKLADCQERDPAKSEIFIVEGDSAGGSAKSGRSRQNQAILPLRGKILNVERARFDRMLSSDMIGTLITALGTSIGKDEFSPDKLRYHKIIIMTDADVDGAHIRTLLLTFFFRQMPELIERGHLYIAQPPLYKVSRGKSSQYIKNEAAFEEFLIDTGLEETTLELSTGEVRAGADLYQLAKDARILRQLLNGLHTRYDRNIVEQAAIVGAFNLEVFATQEKAQKIADTIAHRLNLIADDMEQGWSGHYTADGNLCFERTLRGVKDVVTLDVGLINSTDARQIDRISQNFIDIYHPPVLLRRKDKTERILGPMSLLESIFTNGKKGVTLQRYKGLGEMNAEQLWETTLDPNARSLLQVKINDATDADSLFSRLMGDNVEPRRIFIQDNALSVANLDI; from the coding sequence ATGAGTGATGAAATAACCTCAGCGGCACAAAGTGATGATTATGGCGCTTCTTCTATCAAAGTTCTCAAAGGTCTTGATGCTGTACGCAAACGTCCTGGTATGTATATCGGTGATACTGATGATGGATCGGGTTTGCACCATATGGTCTATGAAGTTGTAGACAATGCTATCGATGAAGCTTTGGCCGGTCATGCTACTCTTGTAAACGTCACACTCCATGCCGATGGTTCTTGTTCTGTTCGTGATAATGGACGTGGAATTCCGACAGATATCCATCCAACAGAAGGTGTTTCTGCAGCTGAAGTTATTATGACACAGCTTCATGCCGGCGGAAAGTTTGATCAAAACTCTTATAAAGTTTCAGGTGGATTACATGGTGTTGGCGTCTCTGTTGTGAATGCATTATCCGTTTGGCTTAAATTACAAATCAGACGAAATGGTAAAATTCATGAAATATCATTTACCCACGGGGTAGCTGATGCTCCATTAAAAGTTATTGGCGATTGCGATAGAGAAAGTGGAACAGAAATCAGATTTTTACCAAGTTCTGAAACTTTTACTATGGTTGAGTTTGATTTTGAAACTTTGGAGCGCCGTTTACGGGAATTAGCCTTTCTAAATTCTGGGGTTTATATTCTTCTTGTTGACGAGCGTCATGCTGATATTAAATCAGTTGAATTGCATTATGAAGGTGGATTAACGGAGTTTGTCAAATACATTGACCAATCAAAAAAAGCTCTTCTTGATAATCCTATTTACATTGCAAGTGAAAAGGATGGTATGAGCGTTGATGTTGCCTTGTGGTGGAATGATTCCTATCATGAGAAGGTCTTGTGTTTTACAAATAATATTCCTCAGCGTGACGGTGGAACTCATTTGATAGGTTTTAGAAGTGCCCTTACGCGCCAAATTAATGGCTATGCTGAATCTTCAGGTATTGCTAAAAAAGAAAAAGTAAACTTAACCGGTGATGACTGCCGTGAAGGATTAACAGCTATTCTTTCTGTCAAAGTTCCTGATCCAAAATTTTCTTCACAAACAAAGGATAAGTTAGTCTCTTCTGAAGTGCGCCCTATTGTTGAAAATTTGGTCAATGAAGGTCTTTCAGTATGGCTAGAAGAACACCCTCATGAAGCAAAACTTCTCATTAGTAAAGTGGTAGAAGCTGCAACAGCACGTGAAGCAGCACGCAAAGCACGTGAACTCACAAGGCGAAAAGGGGCGCTTGATATCACTTCTCTGCCAGGAAAGCTTGCCGATTGCCAAGAACGTGATCCTGCAAAATCAGAAATTTTTATTGTCGAGGGGGATTCAGCTGGAGGTTCAGCAAAAAGTGGGCGCTCACGTCAAAATCAAGCAATTTTACCCCTTCGTGGTAAAATCCTCAATGTCGAACGAGCACGATTCGACCGCATGCTCTCATCTGATATGATTGGAACACTTATTACAGCTCTTGGAACTTCTATCGGTAAAGATGAATTTTCACCGGATAAATTACGTTATCATAAGATTATTATCATGACAGATGCGGATGTTGATGGAGCCCATATTCGTACTTTGCTGCTTACTTTCTTTTTTAGACAAATGCCCGAGTTGATTGAACGTGGACATCTTTATATTGCTCAGCCTCCTCTTTATAAAGTATCGCGTGGAAAATCTTCCCAATATATTAAAAATGAAGCAGCATTTGAAGAATTCTTGATCGATACTGGATTAGAAGAAACAACGCTTGAGCTTTCAACGGGAGAAGTTCGCGCAGGGGCTGATTTGTATCAACTCGCTAAAGATGCTCGTATATTACGTCAATTGTTAAATGGTCTTCATACCCGTTATGACCGTAATATTGTTGAGCAAGCAGCAATTGTTGGCGCTTTTAATCTTGAAGTCTTTGCAACACAAGAAAAAGCACAAAAAATAGCAGATACTATAGCACACCGCCTTAATCTAATTGCTGATGATATGGAACAAGGTTGGAGTGGACATTATACAGCAGATGGAAACTTATGTTTTGAGCGTACTTTGCGTGGCGTTAAAGATGTTGTTACGCTTGATGTGGGACTTATAAATTCAACTGACGCACGCCAAATTGATCGCATTTCCCAAAATTTTATCGACATATATCATCCTCCTGTTCTGTTACGTCGTAAAGATAAAACAGAGCGTATTTTGGGTCCTATGAGCCTTTTAGAGAGCATTTTTACAAACGGTAAAAAAGGTGTTACTCTTCAACGTTATAAAGGTCTTGGGGAAATGAATGCTGAACAGCTTTGGGAAACAACTCTTGATCCTAATGCACGTTCTCTTTTACAAGTAAAAATTAATGATGCCACCGATGCAGATTCACTCTTTTCTCGTCTCATGGGTGATAACGTTGAACCTAGACGTATTTTTATTCAAGACAATGCCTTAAGCGTTGCCAATCTTGATATCTAA
- a CDS encoding transporter substrate-binding domain-containing protein gives MKIKKSIYVKHLQLRLRYFLFNNPYNIFIRILFVAVGVLFSSYTEAERLPSFFDSHEHLVQPDTTDILRLRFVTTFDFPPFNFLDQTGHLAGYNIDLLRAICSKLKLDKLCEVEVIPWKELVEHVKNGGAEVIIAGLKETSKTQQDLVFTKSYLRFPARFVASRLLNLDEPISDQLAHLTSGVLSKSVHEKLFRHYFPKAKWQGFKKREELYKALQERKIDLIFDDGFALSSWFKKQKSVDCCHFVGGAYMAPQLLGQGMQLAVAKKNEKLVDILNYALKSLEEDGKLTELYLRYFPISFY, from the coding sequence TTGAAAATAAAAAAATCTATATATGTAAAACATCTTCAATTGCGTTTACGGTACTTTTTATTCAATAATCCATACAATATTTTTATTCGTATTTTATTTGTAGCAGTGGGGGTTCTATTTTCCTCTTACACAGAAGCTGAAAGGCTGCCTTCTTTTTTTGATTCGCATGAACATTTGGTACAACCTGATACAACGGATATCCTTCGTTTGCGTTTTGTAACAACTTTTGATTTTCCTCCTTTTAATTTTCTTGATCAAACGGGGCATCTTGCAGGTTATAATATCGATTTATTGCGCGCTATTTGCTCAAAGTTAAAATTAGATAAGCTTTGTGAAGTAGAAGTAATTCCTTGGAAAGAGCTTGTAGAACATGTTAAAAATGGTGGTGCAGAAGTCATTATTGCGGGTTTAAAAGAAACAAGTAAAACCCAGCAAGATCTTGTTTTTACAAAGTCATATTTACGCTTTCCAGCGCGATTTGTTGCTTCTCGACTTTTAAATCTCGATGAGCCAATAAGTGATCAATTGGCACATTTAACCAGTGGTGTTTTGTCTAAAAGTGTTCATGAAAAGCTCTTTCGTCATTATTTCCCTAAAGCTAAATGGCAAGGATTTAAAAAGAGAGAAGAGCTCTATAAAGCATTACAGGAGCGTAAAATTGACCTTATTTTTGATGATGGATTTGCTTTATCGTCATGGTTCAAAAAACAAAAATCTGTTGATTGCTGTCATTTTGTTGGGGGGGCATATATGGCGCCACAGTTATTGGGACAAGGAATGCAGCTTGCTGTTGCAAAAAAGAATGAAAAATTGGTTGATATACTCAATTATGCGCTGAAATCACTAGAAGAGGATGGTAAACTTACAGAACTTTATTTGCGTTATTTTCCAATAAGTTTTTATTGA
- a CDS encoding YifB family Mg chelatase-like AAA ATPase → MIARITTVAFRGLEAVPVDVQVMISSGKIGMAIVGLADKAVAESRERVQAALHACGLSMPTKRITINLAPADLPKEGSHYDLPIAVGLMLAMGILPPEVAQDYIILGELSLDGSLTAVNGVLPAAMTALSLDKGLICPFQCGPEAAWANAEINILAPETLLTIVNHFKGTQIQKRPQPRQYTIETELPDLCEIKGQKTAKRALEVCAAGRHNLLFVGPPGAGKSMLAQRLPSILPPLDSRELLDVSLIASITGETVHNTISLHCPFRSPHHSASMAAMIGGGLKGRPGEVSLAHNGVLFLDELPEFSPQVLDSLRQPLESGESVIARANHHISYPARFQLIAAMNPCRCGMAGEKDHVCAKGIRCQIDYQSRISGPLLDRIDLRIDVPALTAMDLMQPEQSEKSCDVAKRVTRCRTIQAKRFATMGFDHIRTNGDCPAKIIEQIAIPDKSATILLRDVSEKMHLSARAYHRILKVARTIADLDGSDNLSRYHLAEAISYRLGTERLTALN, encoded by the coding sequence ATGATCGCACGTATTACAACTGTTGCTTTTCGCGGTCTAGAAGCAGTCCCTGTCGATGTACAGGTTATGATTTCCTCTGGTAAAATAGGAATGGCTATTGTTGGATTAGCTGATAAGGCAGTTGCAGAAAGCCGTGAACGTGTACAAGCAGCCCTCCACGCTTGTGGACTTTCTATGCCTACTAAACGGATTACGATTAATCTTGCGCCGGCTGATTTGCCTAAAGAGGGCTCGCATTATGATTTGCCAATCGCCGTAGGCTTAATGCTTGCTATGGGAATTCTCCCTCCCGAAGTAGCACAAGACTATATCATTTTAGGAGAATTATCACTGGATGGTTCACTTACCGCTGTTAATGGTGTTTTACCAGCTGCCATGACAGCTTTATCACTCGATAAAGGACTGATTTGTCCTTTTCAATGTGGACCTGAAGCTGCTTGGGCAAATGCAGAAATAAATATTCTTGCCCCAGAGACTCTGCTTACTATAGTTAACCATTTCAAAGGAACCCAAATTCAAAAACGTCCACAACCGCGCCAATATACTATCGAAACTGAACTTCCAGATTTATGCGAAATCAAAGGACAGAAAACAGCCAAACGTGCCTTAGAAGTTTGTGCTGCTGGACGCCATAACCTCTTGTTTGTAGGTCCTCCTGGTGCTGGGAAATCTATGTTAGCACAACGCTTACCTTCCATTTTGCCACCTCTTGATAGCCGTGAGCTTTTAGATGTCTCTCTGATTGCTTCTATTACAGGAGAAACGGTTCATAATACCATTTCACTTCATTGCCCCTTTCGTTCCCCGCATCATTCTGCTTCCATGGCCGCAATGATTGGTGGGGGACTTAAAGGACGACCGGGAGAGGTCTCCCTTGCCCATAATGGTGTGTTATTTCTTGATGAATTGCCTGAATTTTCTCCACAGGTTCTTGATTCTCTTCGTCAACCCTTAGAAAGTGGGGAGTCGGTTATCGCGCGCGCTAATCACCATATTAGCTATCCAGCTCGCTTCCAACTCATTGCCGCAATGAATCCTTGCCGTTGTGGTATGGCAGGCGAAAAAGACCATGTTTGCGCTAAAGGAATACGCTGTCAAATCGATTATCAGTCCCGTATTTCTGGTCCTCTGCTTGACCGAATTGATTTACGGATTGATGTCCCTGCTTTGACAGCTATGGATCTTATGCAACCAGAACAATCAGAAAAAAGCTGCGATGTTGCCAAACGCGTCACACGGTGCCGTACCATTCAAGCTAAACGTTTTGCAACAATGGGGTTTGATCATATTCGTACCAATGGCGATTGCCCTGCCAAAATTATAGAACAGATTGCCATTCCTGATAAAAGTGCGACCATACTCTTACGAGATGTGAGTGAAAAAATGCACCTCTCTGCACGCGCTTATCATCGCATTCTCAAAGTTGCACGTACAATTGCTGATCTTGATGGATCAGATAATCTTTCACGCTATCATCTCGCAGAAGCTATTTCCTATCGACTAGGCACAGAAAGATTAACAGCCCTTAACTAA
- a CDS encoding autotransporter assembly complex family protein encodes MVYQTRVLLKSGTVRCIFIGLCFACAFPQPLSAFNLFGIPLFGQKKTNSPSQYVKSTERFYKVDIVAPPGAPLEGVKIVKSVSSLFADKEKAVASSSGLLAKARSDYRAILSALYADGRYGGVISIKINGLEAADLSPVTQLPAQSNIVITINAGPQYVFSIANIDKVAPLEKRRAHKMPTIEELGYKVGAIAKSEAILKAEKWAVEGWRQQGYAKAKIMKSEVVADHAALCVEGRIVVDLGQKAHYGPLSVRNISKKPRVDSAYIAWMTGLKLGQKYDSDALTKANERLARLGVFRAINIREADTINLDGSLPLMLVVQERKPRRFGVGGSYSTLDGAGFEAYWMHNNLFGHAEVLKIETKISGVGSNKKQSYNFKNFDYLFGGTFIKPGVLTPDTDLRSELKIQQDVLENYTTKAIKGRLGITHIFNGNLSGQAAVEVSNGYSRDIYFGSRNFTTIGFPSSLIYDSRNNKFNATKGLYGEVFIEPFYEMRFSNFVAKVTAEGRSYWALDEGDRFVFAARAKLGTILGNDTAQIPANTLFFAGGGGSVRGYAYRNIGIKTKNDAVVGGRVVVEGSAELRVSLNDKIGFVGFLDGGVVGENANFDFSQKIKWGAGIGGRYMTGLGPLRVDLAFPLKREKGDPRIGFYVGIGQAF; translated from the coding sequence ATGGTATACCAGACAAGAGTTTTGTTAAAATCAGGAACTGTACGCTGTATATTTATAGGTTTGTGTTTCGCTTGTGCTTTCCCACAGCCACTTTCTGCATTTAATTTGTTTGGCATCCCTCTTTTTGGTCAAAAGAAAACAAATTCTCCTTCACAGTATGTTAAAAGTACAGAGAGATTTTATAAAGTTGATATTGTTGCACCGCCAGGGGCGCCATTAGAAGGTGTAAAAATAGTTAAATCTGTCTCTTCTCTTTTTGCAGATAAAGAGAAAGCAGTTGCCAGTTCTTCTGGTTTGTTAGCCAAAGCGCGTTCAGATTATCGGGCTATTCTTTCTGCTCTTTATGCTGATGGGCGCTACGGTGGTGTTATTAGTATTAAAATTAATGGTTTAGAAGCCGCTGATTTAAGTCCGGTAACTCAACTTCCAGCACAATCCAATATCGTTATTACAATTAATGCCGGTCCACAATATGTTTTTAGTATTGCAAATATTGATAAAGTAGCTCCGTTAGAAAAACGTAGAGCGCATAAAATGCCTACAATTGAAGAATTGGGCTATAAAGTTGGAGCTATTGCCAAATCTGAAGCCATTTTGAAAGCAGAAAAATGGGCAGTAGAAGGATGGCGTCAACAAGGTTATGCTAAAGCTAAAATTATGAAGAGTGAGGTCGTGGCTGATCATGCTGCGTTGTGTGTTGAAGGACGGATTGTTGTTGATCTTGGACAAAAGGCTCATTATGGTCCTTTAAGTGTGCGTAATATAAGTAAGAAACCACGTGTAGATTCAGCTTATATCGCATGGATGACCGGATTGAAGTTAGGTCAGAAATACGATTCCGATGCGTTAACTAAAGCAAATGAACGTCTTGCGCGCCTTGGCGTTTTTCGTGCTATCAATATACGTGAGGCTGATACCATTAATCTAGATGGCAGTTTACCGCTTATGCTTGTTGTACAAGAACGTAAACCGCGTCGTTTTGGTGTAGGTGGTAGCTATTCAACATTAGATGGTGCTGGTTTTGAGGCTTATTGGATGCATAACAATCTTTTTGGTCATGCAGAGGTTCTTAAAATTGAAACAAAAATAAGTGGTGTTGGTAGCAATAAAAAGCAATCGTATAATTTTAAAAACTTTGATTATCTTTTCGGTGGCACGTTTATAAAGCCTGGTGTACTCACGCCAGATACAGATCTCAGGTCAGAACTAAAAATACAACAAGATGTTCTAGAAAATTATACGACAAAAGCCATCAAAGGAAGATTAGGTATTACACATATTTTCAATGGTAATCTATCGGGGCAGGCTGCTGTAGAAGTTTCAAATGGTTATTCACGTGATATCTATTTTGGAAGCCGTAATTTTACAACAATAGGTTTCCCTAGCAGTTTGATTTACGATAGTCGTAATAATAAGTTTAATGCAACAAAAGGTTTATATGGTGAAGTTTTCATTGAGCCTTTTTATGAGATGCGTTTTAGCAACTTTGTTGCAAAAGTAACAGCAGAAGGTCGTTCTTATTGGGCGTTGGATGAAGGGGATCGTTTTGTTTTTGCTGCGCGGGCAAAGCTTGGTACAATTCTTGGGAATGATACAGCACAAATCCCTGCGAATACGCTTTTTTTTGCTGGGGGTGGGGGCTCTGTTCGTGGTTATGCTTACCGTAATATTGGTATCAAAACAAAAAATGATGCGGTTGTTGGTGGACGGGTGGTTGTTGAGGGATCGGCAGAATTGCGTGTTTCTTTAAATGATAAAATAGGGTTTGTCGGTTTTCTTGATGGAGGTGTCGTAGGGGAAAATGCGAATTTTGATTTTTCTCAAAAAATTAAATGGGGAGCTGGTATAGGGGGTCGTTATATGACGGGTCTTGGTCCTTTACGCGTTGATTTAGCCTTTCCTTTAAAGAGAGAGAAAGGTGACCCTCGCATTGGTTTTTATGTGGGTATAGGACAAGCATTTTAA